A window from Henckelia pumila isolate YLH828 unplaced genomic scaffold, ASM3356847v2 CTG_466, whole genome shotgun sequence encodes these proteins:
- the LOC140872475 gene encoding uncharacterized protein has protein sequence MHSGNSLVGICSPVDSLDEYVCMGERTALNCLIKFCLCMIDVFGARDADTQRLLQMHEKKHDFPGMLGSLDCMHWEWRNYHVARKGQYTRGYYGVPTIILEAVASTGKAPNVHFMVNKTSYTKGYYLTDGIYSEWVAFIKNFPCPEDPKRKKFKERQESGRKDVERAFGKLQARWKIVRGPALSYYKNDLRNIM, from the exons ATGCACAGCGGCAATTCGTTAGTTGGTATATGCAGCCCAGTCGATTCTCTCGATGAGTACGTATGTATGGGTGAAAGAACTGCATTGAACTGCTTGATCAAATTCTGTCTATGCATGATTGATGTGTTTGGGGCACGAGATGCAGACACTCAACGATTGCTTCAAATGCATGAAAAGAAGCACGACTTCCCTGGAATGTTGGGCAGCCTTGATTGCATGCATTGGGAGTGGAGGAATTATCATGTAGCTCGGAAAGGACAATATACTAGAGGTTATTATGGCGTCCCAACGATAATTCTTGAAGCGGTAGCATCTACAG GAAAAGCACCGAATGTTCATTTCATGGTGAACAAAACATCTTATACAAAAGGATATTATCTTACAGATGGAATCTACTCGGAATGGGTTGCTTTCATCAAAAACTTTCCGTGCCCCGAGGATCCCAAGAGGAAGAAATTCAAGGAGAGACAAGAGTCTGGAAGAAAGGACGTTGAGCGAGCATTTGGAAAGCTGCAAGCTCGTTGGAAAATTGTTAGAGGTCCTGCACTATCTTATTACAAGAATGATTTAAGAAATATCATGTAA